DNA sequence from the Teretinema zuelzerae genome:
GTTCCTCTTGCGGCGTTCATCGCGGGAATGATCGCCATGCGCAAGGCAGGAATTTCTGTGCCGATTCTCGCCTTCATGACACTGGCGGCGGTGTTTCTCACGCTTTTCTTTGAAGAAGCCTTTTGGCACAACGCCGTATGCCCCTTCGGCACCCTGCTGAGCGTGAGTTCGCGTACTTCAGTTCTGCGGCATCGGATACAGGAAGACAAGTGCATTTCCTGCGGAAAATGCCAGAAGGTCTGCCCAGTTCATGCGATCGATACTGGAGACGACGGTAAGCGGTCAATTCGCGCCCATGACTGCATTTCCTGCGGAGAATGCGTCAAAGCCTGCCCAACGGCCGCAATCGCCTACTCAGGGAAATCCAAGCCTTGACGGTTGCCGCTAAAAGCTCAGGGAACAGCACCCGAGATCAGGCACCGGCAAGTCAACCGGTAGAAATACACAAGGCGAGCTGTTTCACGACTACTTTAAGACGGTTGCAAGAATACGCTGGGTGCAATGATTCTTGTTGAAATCACGTAAGCAGTGTCAATATCGGTGAAAGACTTCCGCACCCCCACCCCTCTTTTTTGGAAAAAAATCACTGATGCTCAGAGCGCGAGACAGGCTGCTGCACAGGCTGTCTCGTCATGCAGTAATATTACTCCACGCCACATTAGATGGTACAGTTACTCCCCACGATAGTATCTTAAAATATTTTCTGGAATCGGATCCGAATTATTACATATGCAATTTATCGTATGTAACTTTTTTAATTCTAGCGGATTGTCGACTATTGGATTATACCGAATGTTGAGTAATGAATATTGCGATAGTAATTTGACATCGACCATGCTTACTGTACTAATTTGATTATTACTAATATCGAGAAAGGGCTTATTTTTAACATTTACGAACATGGGTACACCGGAATGCCCTTGACATGAAAACCCGATAAACTCAATGTTAATCAGTTTACTTAAATCGATTGAAGTATTCTGTATAGACTGTAAAAAACCATTTTGGGGATAAATGCCTAAAAACAAATATTGAAGTAAAACAAGATCTTCAATAAACTTCAAATCTTGAACAAGACATCCAGTAATGTGTAATCGATTTAGCTTTTTTGCTTTTGACAAAAAAGAATAATCGCTTATTCCATCAATATTAATCAATTCCAATCGCTCTAAATTCGGCAGTTCGTCAAGATTCTCAATACTCAGGATTTTATATCCGCTTTGGTCACTCTGGGCAAATCCCCACATGGTTACATCTGCCGGAACTCTCTGAATTTTTTTCTCTCCGGAAGTTGTTACTATAATAATATCTACAGTGTCAGAGGCAAAAACGGGAGAAACCATAAGGAAAACGTGTAAAATAAAATAACAAATCAGTGATTGACGTTGAAACATAATACCCTCTTTACATAAGTTTAAATTCTTTCTGGACGAAATTTTCATACGAGGAAGCGCATGTCTGAAGTAATTCAAAGAAACAAGAAACCATCATACTTTTTTTGAATCTGCTTTAAAAAACATGTGTTTTGGTTGAGGCGTCTTTTTTCCATTAGTATACCATTGAGCGGATGATAAACTATCAGATGAAATTTCACAATACGAACCGCCCCGGGTTCACCGGAGACTCTTATACTTGAGTCACGCGAATCCCGATTTTTTTTCAATATCCTTCACGTTTTCCGGCATCGACTTCATCTATCCGACTCCAGTGCCGAAGGGCTTTGCGGCATTGAATCAGCTATTTCGCGAGCTTGAACCGCACGCGCCAGGTTCCTTCTGTCCAATCGTGGCTGACGATCGAAAAATGTCCGTCCGTCTCGGCGATCTCGCCCGTGCTCGCTACATGCGCTCCGATGCACGCGCAGGAGTCGTAATCTCCGACGCGCACAATCCTGACGGTTTCAGACGCGTCTTTCGGGAGCTTAGAGAGATCCGCGATCGATGCGGCCTCCTCGCGCCTCAGGTAGTCGATTGAGACCGGCAGGTTCGCGTCGATCGCCTCGTTGACGCGGCGCGCAATCTCTGCGACTTCCTCGTCGGAGGGTTTTCCGGATAGCGAGTAGTCGCATTTGCTTTTCTTCCGCTCGATGTGCGCGCTCCGGGCGCGGCCGCAACCGAACATACGGATCATCGTTTGATTCAAAATATGCTCTGTGGTGTGCATCGGCGGGTATTCATCCTTATTGTGCCGATTGAGCTCGGGCGTTTTGTCCATATCGTTCGTTTCCATTCTTATCTCCCCCGATTGCGGAGCCGTTTCCGCTTGCGCAACCATGGACAAGGACATAGCACAAAAATCGAAATCAGTCATTCCCGCCGACCGCGTACCCTACCGTTTGCCCGGAAATCAACATCGGAGAGGCAAAGTTTAATCCGTCAGACGAATCAAGTTCTGCCGGAATACGCAATTCCCGCGATTCGCCGGGAAGCAGATCCTTAAGAGATGTCAAAGAATGCTCGGATCGGATCGCAGCCCATAACTCGATCGGAACCTTGGCGACTCCCGTGTTCCGGACTACCAGAAGCGTGCTTCTCCCGGATACGTCGACATCGACAATTTCCAGAGCATACCCTAAGGCGGCGCCGGCTTCCCCGATCTTCTGCGGAGCATGATATTCGGTTTGCCCGTCAGCAATCGCGAAGGACAGATTGCACATGCGGGCGGTTTCCGCAAGAGAAAGCCCGTGAGGTCCGTCGGCGGAGAGAGCGGTCTCCTGGTCATGGTCGGTATAATAGCTGATCTCCCCGCCGTTAACGCCGGTCGTTCTCCTGCCGGCGAAAAAGTCCCAATTTTCCTTGTTATACTCAGGCCAATCCTCGTTAAGCAAAGAATCATCGAAAAGCCCAAAGGAAGGACTAGTAGACGGAGCCTCATCCGGATACGGACTAAAGTCTCCGTCGGCGGCGTCGATCGAAATGCCCCAGGGTATTGCGTTGAACGATTTTCCGATTTCCTCCAGCATAGACTGCTGATCCGCGCGGGAGGGAAAGAGTTTTCCCAGGGCCGCAGAACTGCTGGTAATCGCCGGATCGGAGAACGCGCTCAAATTATCATAATCGATGTGATACTCGGCCCAGAGGCCGAAACCGACCTCAACATAGGCGAGACCGGTTGATTGATCCGGATATCTACTCGCTAACTCGGCATAAAATTGCTTTATAAAGGAAGGGATCGCCGGATTGGTCCAATCGGGGAAAGACACCCGCTTTTTTTCGGCGCCCTCTATGCCTTCGTAGTAATCGCAGCTGCGTATATTGGTCCACAAGGACTCGGGCAGGCTTCGATCCGATTCTCCGAGTTCAGGATCAGTATCCCGAAACCGTAGTATTCCGTGATGAGAGCGAGATTTTGCCTTGTTCAGAAATTCGTCGATCGCCGACCAGTCATAGACATAGCCGCCTGAAGAATTATCGCTCGCGACGTCGGAATAGTAAAAATAGCTGAACTCCAGTTGAATCGCGTCCGAATACTTTTCGATTGACGGGTTCGTTTGCCACAACGCCAGCCCGCATAAAGGGTTTGGTCCTCCGGTGTTTTTGGGTTCGATATCCGTAACCGAGTACTGTCCCGATGAGGAGCATGAAACAAAAATGAGCGTTGCCAAAACGCCCGACGCATACCGTTTGAGTGCTGTTATCATAATTCCCCGGCTCCTTATCGTCATGTTTGAATGCCGATGTTCCTCGACTCTCGTTCATTGCTCCGCATTGACTATCCTTTTTTCCACGTACTTTGAGCTGAGCGCTCGAAGCACTCCCATGTAATCCAGAGAGAAGGCGATGTAGTCGCCTACTTTCAAATCGCCGGGGTTGTTCCCAAGATCAAGAACGCACATATCCGAGGTAACGCCGGCAATTGAAATTCCATTGAGAACCGGCGTCGCATGAGCCGCCTCTAGTTCGAGAATTCCGGCGTCGACTATAGCGCGGCAGGTCGGCTCATGGCGAAGCGAATCGTCGAACTGAAATTCCTTTCCTTCCAGATTTTTCGCCATATCCCCGTCCGGAACCGGAGATTTTAAGTTTACCTCGATAATCTGCGCATACAAAAGAAATACGTCGGTATGCATCCCGGGAAGATGAGAATTATTGTACACGTCGGAGCCAAGAAACAGAGAATCGCCCACCCGAAAGTGGTTTATTCCCGCAGGAAGAGCACCGGAAAGCATCAGCGGAATAGTTACCGAGGTGCCTCCGGATACAAAGGGAATACGGACTCCGAATTCTTCGGCGAGGCGGTCGCGTGCGGAAACGAGACGCAACAGCTTTTCCCTGTTCGGCAATACCCCGAAGAGGCAGGAAAGGTTGGTCCCGATTCCTATGATCTCGATATTCGGCAGCGCTCTGACCGCGTTAAAAAAAGCCGGCAACGCGCCGAGCGGAACTCCTTCGCGCCGTTCTCCCAGCTCTACCATAATAATGACTCTGTGGTTTTTTCCCTGCTGCACCGCTTCATCCGAAAGCAGTTTTATTGTAGAAACCTGCGTATTCAAGCTGATGTCCGCGCATCGAATTACATTGGGAACCGTTTTCTTGGCCGGAGGCTTAATGAATACGGTTTCTACGGACGGATCGATTTTTTTGATCGCTTTCAAATTGAGGACGCGGGAGTCGCACACCTGCGATGCGCCGAGAGAAAGCACCGCCTTCAGATACTCCCTGTTGCCGCACAAAATTTTTGTGACGATCGCCCAGGAAACGCCCCTGCGTTCGAATTCCGTTGAAAGGGTTCGGTAGTTTTCCTGCAGTTTGGAGAGGTCCATCGTCATGTAGGACATTGATCAGCCCTCTTTGTACAAACGCATTTCAATATATTTCGAGGAAAAACCGTTTCGTTCATATAAACGGCGGGCGGGATTATCCGGTTCGACATGGAGAGCGAGATTTCCCTTCGCCCGGTTTACCGTTTCCTGCAGGAGAGCCGATCCGAGCCCGAGTCCGCGGGAATTCTGACGTACCGCGATGTAGACGAGAAGATTCTCGGGCACATATTCCGACATTCCGGTCTGGTTCACCACGGAAACGCCGAGAACACCCGAGTCGTCGCGCATTTCGATTACGAACCCGCCGAAGGATTCGTACTCCCTGAGCGCGAAACCGACGCACTTGCGTATCTGATGCGCCGGGTCGCCGTATTCCCCGAGCGATTCGACGAGAAAATCCACCAAAGCGTTTATTTTCGCTTCCGTAGGCGTGTGAAACGGATCATATACGACGAATTGCATGGAAACTCGCATGTATCGGAACGTCAACGGCGCGTTGCTGATTCTCGCGAGTTTCCGATACTGCCTCGCAAGTTTGTGCAACTTGAAGAAAAAAATCAGACCCGAACGTTAGACCGCGATTCGCACCTGAAGCACACTGGTAAGGATAACACGTAATGTCCAAACAAGCGAACGCAGGGGGGCGCTCCGACAAGAGAAAAAAAACGGCGGATTCAAGGAATCGGGTGCCTTTTTTTCCATCATGCGATACCATATGACTGGAGGACAAGATGACGCTTGGAGCAACATTATATGTCTCGAACAGCGCGGAAGCGGCGGCTTTTTACTGCGACGCGTTCGGAATGAAAATAGGCTATTCGGTGAAAAACGACGACGGATCGTATTTGCACGCCGAACTCGAAAAAAACGGAACGGGAGGATTCGCCGTAAGCGAATCGGGAGACGCAGACGCGAGGGAGGCGATGTTTTCAGCGAAAACCCCGACAATGAGCCTTGGCGTCAATCTGGACAACGACGAGGAGCTGCGGCATGCCTTCGCGGTTCTCTCGGAAAGCGGACATGTCATACGGCCGCTCGGCTCGCTGCCGTGGTCGCCGAGCTCGGCCGATCTCGTCGACAAATACGGAGTGTGCTGGTACATCTACGTATCCCAGCACAAACCCGACGAACCGCGATAACAGCGAGACTGTTCCGTCAAATCCGGAAATATCTCAAAAAAGGAGAAATCGAATGAGTACGAGAGGAGCCGCAAGAGGGCGGATTATTGAAACGGAACGGCTGTATTTACGCGAATTGAAATTTGAGGATGCCGAACGGTTGGCCCTCGTCCTTTCCGATCCTGCCGCGATGAGATTCTATCCGGCTCCTTTTTCGCGCGACAAAGTCGAACAGTGGATAGGATGGAATATCGATAATTACGCGAGATACGGCTTCGGCTTGTGGGCGGTCGCGCTGCAAACGAATGATGTACTGATCGGAGACTGCGGAATTACGATGCAGGAAATAGAGGGCGAACTGGTTCCGGAAATCGGGTATCACATCATCGGGGAATACTGCGGAAAAGGCTATGCGTCGGAAGCGGCGAAGGCGTGCATTTCCTTCGCATTCGAGAAAAGAGGATTCGACCGGGTGGTGTCCTACATGAAGGAGGACAACGGTCCTTCCCGGCGCGTCGCGGAATAAAACGAGATGAAGTTCGTCAAGTACTTCGACAAAGTCGTGCAAGGATCGCCGGTTCGCGAGGCCTTGTACGAGATCAGGAAAAATGCCTGATCAGAGCGCGCCCCTTGAGGTTTCTTTCTTCGCGGGGGCTCCGCGGATCCCGAGCTCTCCCCGGAGGGCCCGTTCTGCCTCGGTTTTAAAATCAATCCGCTATGTTACGAACGGCTGATCCGGCATTGCGCGAGCGTTAGGCTTAAGGAGGAATCGATGGGCGAAAGAAGGGCAGTAAAAAAAATCGCGAAGGCGAAGGCTGTCGTCGAGGGAGCCGGGGTGAGGCTCAGAAGGGCGTTCGGATTTCAGGATCCGTACGAGTTCGATCCGTTTCTCCTTTTGGACGATTTCCGTTCGGATGCGACGGCGGATTTTATCAAGGGGTTTCCCTGGCATCCGCATCGGGGGATCGAGACGATCACCTACGTAACGAGAGGTAGGGTCGCGCACGAGGACAGCATCGGAAATTCCGGCACGATAGGCGCCGGAGACGTGCAGTGGATGACGGCCGGGGGAGGCATTTATCATCAGGAGATGCCCGAGGGCGACGCCGACGGGGCGATGTACGGGTTCCAGCTGTGGGCGAATCTGCCGGCTGCCTCGAAGATGATGAGCCCGCGGTATAGGGAAATTCTCGCTTCCGATATTCCGGTCGTACGGAGAGGAAGCGGGACGGAGATCAAGGTGATAGCGGGGACGGTGAGCGGAGTTTCGGGGCCGGTGAAGGATGTCGTGATCGAACCGGAGTATCTGGATGTTTCGGCAGGGCCCGGCGCCGAGTTCGTTCATCCGACGAAGAAAGGAAGCACGGTGTTCGCCTATGTGTACGAGGGAAGCGGCAGCGTCGAGGGAGAAGGAGACCGGATCGCGGTTGCGAACAGGGACCTGGTTCTTTTCGGCGACGGAGACGAGGCAGCGCTGCGGGCCGGCGAAAGCGGAATGAAATTCCTGTTGATTTCCGGCATGCCGATTCGCGAGCAAATCGCCTGGTACGGGCCGATCGTGATGAACACCGAGGAGGAGCTTCAGACCGCGTACGAGGAACTCCAGCGGGGAGATTTCATCAAGACGAAACAATAAAGCACGCGCCGGCTCGGGGAGCTTCAGACGGAGCGGAGGAAGTCGACGCGGCGAGCTCGGCGACTCCGGCCGGCGGCGGAGAAATCGTGCTCAAGCCGGCAGGTCAGGGCGCGATCGACGGCTCGGACGGCGAGATGAGGATCGGCCTCGAAGGTGTGGATTCCGCGCTTTTTATGGTAGAATCGGCGAGTCTTCTTTTAAAATAACACGGCGCTCCCTGCAGGGCGCTGCGAGGAGAAAGATATGAAACACCGATGTACTGCCGTGCCGGAGCGGAAGGCGTTTGTCCTTTGCGCGATGTTTGCGTTTTTAGCAATTGCGGCGGGAGCCGGGGCGGAACCCGCGGCTGAAAATACGAGGAAACCGCTCGCGGGCGGAGCGGTCAATTCCGCGAGCGCGACGCTGATCGTCGCGACGACTCTTGAAACGAAGATCCGCCTTACGGACACGCTGACGATTCCCGTTTTAAGGGGAAGCGGCGCGCTCGCAAAAGATAATAATCTGAAGCTGAAAGCATTCGCGGAAGCCTCTCCGGTTTCAGCGAACGCAGGAGCCGAGGCAGTTCTGACGCCGATCGCCTTTTTGCAAATCTTCGCGGGCGGGACTATCGGAACAGGATGGAATATTCCGATAGCTGACGGGTTGAGGACGAACGAGCCGGAGCTGGACGCGGAAGGCAACCGGACCGGCGGCGCGACTTTGGAAGACCGCTCGTTCGGCGGAATCGTGTGGAGCGCGAAGGCCGGCGGAACCTTCCAGTTCGATCTAGGCGCGGTCGTGCCCGGAGACTGGAGCCATGCCGTGTTCCAGACGACTCACTCGGTCCAGTACCGCGCCTTCACGGGAGCGCAGGCCGGCGAGTCCTGGCTCTACGAGGCAGACGACGGGGAAAACCGGAACGGATGGAATTATTACGGGAGCGCCTTCCTCGGCTACCGCCCGCCTCCGCGCTCGGTTCCCCTGCTGGAGATGTTCGGCGTGCTCGCGGAAAATGACGCGTACCTGTATGGAACTTCCGGCGGAGACGAATGGGGAGACGAGATGGGGCGGATAAAGTTCGGCCCGGTGCTCGCTATCAGGGCGAACGACCGTTTCGTTGTTTCCGTGCTCGCCCAATGGCGGACGCTGCGCAATTATACCGAGGAAACACAGGACTTCGCGTTTTACCAGGACAGGATTCTCGACTCGGAGAACCCTTCGCGGATCGAATTCTATCGGGCCGCGGTGAACGCCGTTTGGAAGCTAAAGTAGCGATTTCCGGTTGCCGATCGGCGAATCGGTCAAATAAAATACATATAGGATTCGTCCGGGTCTACGGTACCGATTATCGAAGCCAAGGTTATGTTGTCGAGCACGTCTGCGATGCGTGCGTTCAGACGGTCGTATACCGAGGCGCGGATGCAGCGTTGAAGCGGAGATTCAGTTTCGCCCGGGCGCAGGGGGTCGACGATGAGGATGTCGCCTTCCAGAACCCGGAGAACTTCTCCGATGACGATTTCCGACGGACTTCGATCAAGAGCGTATCCTCCGGACGCGCCCTTCACGGATCTGATGTAGCCGGTTCTGCGGAGAAGCACGGCTACCTGCTCGAGGTAGCGCGGAGAGATGGACTGCCGCTCCCCTATCTGAGCGAGGGGAACATGGCTTTCATCCGCGTGTTCGGCCAAATCTATCAGTAAACGCACGCCGTAGCGGCCGCGGGTGGATATCTTCATAGCGCGAACTCCGGTTTTTCCTGATTCTGATGCGCGGCCGCGAGATCGGCCAGTGTTATTCCGTCTATACAGGAGCTGATTTCCCGATACAGGCGATCCCAGGTATGGCGGCTCAGACACTCCGACTCCGAGGGACAGGAGCCCGAAGCTATGCACGCGACCGGCGCCAAACTTCCCTCGACGGATCGAAGAATATCTCCGACGGTGATGAGTTCCGGGTCCCTTCCCGGCAGATATCCGCCGGTCGGCCCCCGAATCCCGCGTATAATGCCCGCTTTTTTCAGCGGAATAAACAACTGCTCAAGATAGCCGTCAGAAATTCCCGTCTGAGCGGAAATTTCGCGGGTACTGGCGGATCTCCCCTCCGGAAGAAGCGCGAGAAATAATAGTGCCTCGAGGGAATATCTCCCCCGTGTGGAAATCCGCATCGCATCTCCTAGTTATCAACTGGTATTAATCTACTATTGAAACGCGAAAGGGTCAACCAAAGCGGTTTAGAAAAGGGCTTGATCAAGATCCGCGATCAGGTCGTCCGCATGTTCAATTCCGACGGAAAGCCGCATCAGCCGCTCATTTACGCCGGAACGTTCGCGAAGTTCGGAGGGAATGGCTTTATGTGTCTGTTCAACCGGATAGGTAATAAGAGTTTCGACCCCTCCAAGGCTTTCCGCGAACAGAATGAGCTTCACCGACTTCAGCATTTTTTCCGCGTCGTGCGGGTCTTTCAAATAGAAGGAAACCATTCCGCCGAATCCGCGCGATTGGGAAAGAGAAAGCCCATGCTGAGGATGGTCCTCGAACCCGGGATAAAAGACGGAGTCTACCTTCGGATGGCCGCGCAGCCATCGGGCGATTTTCAAGGCGTTTTCGCTCTGCCTGTCCATCCGTACGGCGAGAGTTTTCATCCCCCGCAGGACGAGCCAGGCGTCGAACGGAGAAAGAGAAGCGCCTTCGCTCATCTGGATGTTCCGCAGACTGTCCTCCAGGGAGCCGTCGGAATGTACGAGAAAGCCGGACAGGGCGTCGTTGTGACCTCCGAGATACTTGGTTCCGCTATGGACGGCGAAATCCGCTCCAAGAGAGAGAGGGTTCTGGAAATACGGCGTCAGGAAGGTGTTGTCCACGGCCAGATACGCGTCCGGCCGATGAGAATGGATCAAATCCGACATACGACGAATATCGGTAACCTTCATCATCGGATTCGACGGAGTTTCGATGAACACGCAGCGGGTTTCGGGGGTAAGAGCCGAGCGAACCGAGCCGGGATCGCTTGTATCTACCCAGCTGAAACGCAATCCGTATTTAGCGTAGTAATCGTTGAACAACCTCCACGTTCCGCCGTAGAGATCGGCGGATACGATAAGATGGTCTCCGGGGGAAAAAAGCTTAATCAGGGCGGAGATGGCGCCCATTCCTGAAGAGAAAGCCAATCCGTACCGGCCGCGCTCCAACAGGGCTACCGCGCTTTCGAGCGCTGAGCGGGTGGGATTCAGGCCGCGGGAATAATCGAAGCCGGTCGTTTCATGCAAGGCCGGATGCCTGAAGGTCGCCGATTGATAGATTGGAACGCTCACTGCCCCTGTCGCCGCGTCATAGGGGATGGAACCGTGGACAATATCTGTTTCCCGATGTACAGTATGCGAATCATGTTCTGACATAGTTATACCATCCTATTAGTAGGTTATATCGTAATCGAATTGCTGTCAAGGAAGGGAGAAAACGGATATAGTTACTCCAATCCATACATACAGGAGAAACACATGCAGGGCGAGTATTCTTTCGATGAAACGGTCGACCGGCGGAACACCGGAGCGATTAAATGGGACGATTCATTCAACGGCGGAGGGAAACCTGACGTCATACCGCTGTGGGTGGCCGACATGGATTTCCCGGCTCCTCCTTCCGTAGCGGAAGCTCTGCGCAAACGCTTGAATCATCCGGTATTCGGCTACACGAATCCGCCGGCGGATTATCAGGCTGTCGTCGCCGGATGGTATGCGCGAAGATACAAGGCAGAGGTATCCGCGGAAGAAGTTTTGATAGCTCCGGGCATGATTCCGAGCCTGGGAATAGCGGTGAGGTCGCTCACCGAAGCGGGCGCGGGCATTCTCGTGACGGCTCCGGTGTATTATCCCTTTTTCGACATCATCCGCGACAACGGCCGGATCGCGGTCAACACGGCTCTCTCAACGGACGGCGAAGGCCGCTTCCGATTAGATTTCGCCGCGATGGACGAGGCGATTCGAACCGCGGCCCGTGAAGGCGTGAGAACGCAGGCGTTCATGCTCTGTTCGCCCCACAATCCCGGAGGAAGAATTTGGAGGGAGGACGAGCTGAGGGAAGTTCTCGAGTTCTGCGGCGAGCGCGGCCTTGCGCTTATTTCGGATGAAATCCACGGCGACATCGCGGTATCCGACGTTCCCTTCGTTTCCCTCGCAGGGATGGAAAGCGACGACTGCAAAAAAATCGCGGTTCTGGGAGCGCCGAATAAAACATTCAATATCGCGGGTCTTCATATATCCCATTTCGTCGTTCGGGATCATGAAACGCGCGCGGCGATTAAGAAAGGAATCGCGGCCGCGGGATTCAGCCAGCCGAACGTCTTTTCGATAACGGCGGCGCACGAAGCCTACCGGACTGCCGGGCCGTGGCTTGACGCCCTGAACGCGTATCTGAAAGAGAACATCGGATTCCTCTTGAATTTTTTCGCGGAGAAAATCCCGGAAGCAAAAGCGGTTCCGCCCGAAGGCGGATATCTCGTCTGGATCGACGCGCGAAAACTTATAGCCGAACTCGGTTTCGCGGACGATCTTTCCTTCTCTCTCGCGCTCGCGGAAGAAGGCCGCGTGCGGGTGAATCCGGGAAGCAAATTCGGCCCGGAAGGAAGAGGCTGTCTCAGGATCAACACGGCCTGTCCGCGCGGACAGCTCGAAGAAGGGCTGTCCCGATTCTACGGCTGGATCTCGTCTCGCAGAGAAAACGTCCAGCGTTGAGACTGGGCGTCCGCTGCGAGAACCGCGCGCTCGGGCGGAAAATCGACGACATGGATCACGCCATCGAGCTTTTGCGATTCGGCGTCGCCGAGCAGCTCGCAGAGGCGGTTCGGGAGGGACAATAGACGCTCGGGGAGAAAACGGGCGCCGTCCTTCTCGGGATAAAGGGCCAGATAGAGAATATCGAATTCCACGAGATCGTTGAAAAAATGAGTGCCGAGCGAAACATCAGGAACGAGGTTGTCTCCCATCTGCACGATTTCGCAAATGCAGGCGGCCCTGCTTATCTCCGAGAACGTGACGGGTATGCCGAGGAAGACCGTCGTGGTGCCCCACCTGCCGGGCCCGAACAAGGCAGTCTTGCTGCTGTCCGTCGTCAGGTTCACCAGCCTTCCGATGGTGCGCGCCGTTTGATGCTTCGCCTGGACCGGCAGCTCGGCGTAGGCCCGCGGCGAAACGTATATGACGCGGTCCGGCGAGAATTCCCGGCTCCGGCCGATCACGGTTCCCGAGAAGGACGACATCACCGTCGAAGGCGAATCCATCCGCGAAGCGTCGAAGGCGATCGACGAGTCCCGTTTTGCTTCGAAGGGCCGGCACTGGACGATGTTCACCCGGTAGCCCCCTCCCATCAAATTCACCGTGAATTCGATGTCCACCGGATAGGTGTAGGCGGCTTCCAGAACTTTCAATACGCGCTTCATAACGGAAGCAAAATCGGTATCCCGGAAAAAGGAATCGAACGAGATCCAGGAGTCGACGGCAGAACTTGAACTCGAAGCCGAAAAACCGAACCCGTCGGCCGAGGCCAGAAAAGAGGATGTTCCGCTCTCGGCCAGCCATTTCCGTTCTTCGGGCGAAAGCGCGTCTTTGATGTCGTCGAACTGAACCGTTACAAGCTGATTCGCCTCCAGGTCCAGCAGATCTACCTCGCGCTGGGCGTACCTCCTGATCTCGTCGATTCCGGTCTCCGGCCTCTTTTCAGGGCAACCGAGGGACGCGATCCTTGTATAGTCGCTGTCTGAACGGTCGACGGCGCGGGTTCCCATGCCGAATACGATTCTGAGCACTCCCGACTCGGGGTCGATGCACGGGTCCCACACGAAGGGAT
Encoded proteins:
- a CDS encoding trans-sulfuration enzyme family protein, with amino-acid sequence MSEHDSHTVHRETDIVHGSIPYDAATGAVSVPIYQSATFRHPALHETTGFDYSRGLNPTRSALESAVALLERGRYGLAFSSGMGAISALIKLFSPGDHLIVSADLYGGTWRLFNDYYAKYGLRFSWVDTSDPGSVRSALTPETRCVFIETPSNPMMKVTDIRRMSDLIHSHRPDAYLAVDNTFLTPYFQNPLSLGADFAVHSGTKYLGGHNDALSGFLVHSDGSLEDSLRNIQMSEGASLSPFDAWLVLRGMKTLAVRMDRQSENALKIARWLRGHPKVDSVFYPGFEDHPQHGLSLSQSRGFGGMVSFYLKDPHDAEKMLKSVKLILFAESLGGVETLITYPVEQTHKAIPSELRERSGVNERLMRLSVGIEHADDLIADLDQALF
- a CDS encoding MalY/PatB family protein → MQGEYSFDETVDRRNTGAIKWDDSFNGGGKPDVIPLWVADMDFPAPPSVAEALRKRLNHPVFGYTNPPADYQAVVAGWYARRYKAEVSAEEVLIAPGMIPSLGIAVRSLTEAGAGILVTAPVYYPFFDIIRDNGRIAVNTALSTDGEGRFRLDFAAMDEAIRTAAREGVRTQAFMLCSPHNPGGRIWREDELREVLEFCGERGLALISDEIHGDIAVSDVPFVSLAGMESDDCKKIAVLGAPNKTFNIAGLHISHFVVRDHETRAAIKKGIAAAGFSQPNVFSITAAHEAYRTAGPWLDALNAYLKENIGFLLNFFAEKIPEAKAVPPEGGYLVWIDARKLIAELGFADDLSFSLALAEEGRVRVNPGSKFGPEGRGCLRINTACPRGQLEEGLSRFYGWISSRRENVQR